In Setaria italica strain Yugu1 chromosome IX, Setaria_italica_v2.0, whole genome shotgun sequence, the genomic stretch ATGCCTATTCAAACACATGTTATTTTAATGAGTCATTATCCCCTCCGCTAACATATGGTGTTTATTTCCCCCCTTGAACTAGGTGCCTCCTACTGGTAAAGGTTCCTTGTATATTAGGCCACTACTAATGGGAAGCGGGGCTGTTCTTGGTCTTGCGCCTGCTCCTGAGTACACCTTTATGATTTTTGTGTCCCCTGTTGGGAATTACTTCAAGGTTCGTGATGAGTTCTCCACCATTAAATTATGTGGCACTTATCCAAAATGTAAAAAGTCATGGACCTAGAGTAAATCATGATAACCAGTGTTCTTTCCTGCTCAGTGAACCATGTTAAGGATACCTTAAATTGTAATTTTGTCATGAGATTTCCTTGTCACAGCACCACCTAGAATATGAACTCATCCTCTGTGATGCGTCGAAAACAGTTTCTTTCAACATAATGCCAGTCTATTTGTTAATTAACTTTGTTTAACTTTATTGTGCAGGAAGGTCTGTCTCCTATTAATTTGATTGTTGAAGACAAATTTCACCGTGCCAGCCCTGGTGGAACTGGAGGCGTGAAAACCATCGGAAACTATGCCTCGGTAACTTTATGAATCAGCACTTATTGAAATTATATATAGAGAGTAGTTTCAGTTTGGTAAATTAATTGCACATTTTGCCATCACTATCTAGGTATTGAAAGCTCAAAAGATTGCAAAGAGCAAAGGATATTCTGATGTCCTTTATTTGGATGCTGTTCATGACAAATATCTTGAAGAAGTCTCTTCCTGCAATATTTTTGTTGTGAAAGTATGATCCTTCACTCCTGCCCTTGTTACTTTGGCAGTATATCTCCTTCAAGCTGCTGTTAAGAGTAGGTTTTAGTGCTCAAAGCATACGATAGTGATAAAACCATATTCTTTTATCACCATTCTAGTTATCCACAACTTTTTCCTTAACCTATGAAACATCCTTTGGTTGATAAAACATACTATTCTATGGAATGATGGACCTATTTTCTTGTCTTTTTCACCAGGACAATGTTATTTCTACTCCTGCAATTAAAGGAACAATACTGCCTGGAATAACCAGGAAAAGTATAATTGAAGTTGCTCAGAGCAAAGGCTTCAAGGTAAATTGCTCATTAGTCTCATGGATTCACAGGAACTTTGAAATGAAGGACTGCCTTACCAGTGCGTTGCGTTGTAGCTGAAAGTTTAATTGTTCAGATGTATAGTTTTCACACGTACACTTCATGCCTGTAACTCATTAGCATAGGGAGAAGGATATGTGAAGTAGGCATCATATGCTGCCTGTAATATTATGTATTCTTAACTAATGCAATTTGCTTCTTGTAAGGTTGAGGAGCGCCTAGTCTCAGTAGATGAATTGCTTAACGCTGATGAAGTTTTCTGCACGGGAACTGCTGTTGTGGTGTCACCTGTGGGGAGCATTACATATCTGGGGAAAAGGTGACAATTCTCCTATGCCTTGCAGGTTTATTTGGTATTTAATATGCATGGGCGGTGAACAAGCCGTTTGTCCTTTTTGTGAAAACACTGTTAAACATATTTTCTTGAGTAAGGCATTTCCCCATTCTTGCAATAGCACCAAGATGTTACTGCTGAAACACATGATGAGCAAAACCACCTTTCCCCATCCACTAGTAAATACTTCTTGTACTAGTTTTTCTGATCATTTAAGTATTGATGTGATtgatttatataatttttttgttttccgcTTGTACCTTGATTTTACCTGACATAGTTTCTTCATTGTGTGGGTGTTAGTTTCTTTCGTGGGTTCCTTCAATGTAGCACCGCATGCCATTTGGACTGGGGTTCTTTTCCCTGTTTTTATTTAAAGCAAAATACATGGAATTCAGTTTTACGTGCGAGGGGCAGTGATGTGTCTTCTGAGATGGATGACTGAAGCCGTATGTACAGCAATTTCAACACTGCTCGCATACTTACAGAACATATGACatgattgttgtgttgttgATTTGTAGAAAATGGAAGATCCATTTTTGAGAGAGTAATGTGTAGCAATGCTGGACTCTGAAATCCCATGGTCTTCACTTGCAGGGTAGAATATGGCAACCAAGGAGTCGGTGTCGTATCTCAGCAGCTATACAAGTCTCTTACAAGCCTCCAGATGGGTCTTGTGGAGGACTTCATGGATTGGACCGTGCAACTGAATTAGTAGCGGGTCATAGATATTGCCTGCGGGGATCTCCAGATCATTACAGCTAGATGTTGTGATAATTTACTTGTTAGTTTTTGCAGAGCGCTCCTGAATTGGGTTCCTGTTGTAGATTACAGACACAGTGCGTATGTATTGTATTTGTTTTCCTTGCTTTCCTCGTGGTATGAGCACAGAGCAGTAAGATCATGTACTGCTTACTAGCCCTGAGCTCCTGACCACAAGAACACTGATCACTCGTGTTGCCTTCTTATCTTTTGCTTCAaagtaataaaataaaatcGTTGCCTTGCATCTTATAACGTAAGAATAGATCCAGATTCGTTGATGCTGTGGCTTGACATGTTGTGGTATCTGAAGGGAAAGCTAAAAATGTCTTGGACATCGCCATCATACTGTTGTCTGCTGGAGCAATCAGATCTGTTCGCTTTGTACAGAGCACTAGTAGAATCAAACTGTTGCCTGCTGCAGCTATCAGATAAGTTTGCTTCGTACAGGGCACTGGTAGAAATGTTGGTACTGAGTTAAGTATGTTGGCATCGTCTCAGTTTTCACAGAGTAATCAAGCGGTTTGATTgtgtttccattttcttttgcaTCTACAGGTTCAGGAAACAAATTCAGATTACCACGCAAGCTAAATACTTTATTTGTTCCTTTTTCAAAAATATACTTTGGATCACAGTAGAATTTTGAAGTAACTTCACGATAGGAAACCGTAAACACCGACCGGACTCAAAACCTCAAACCCAGCAAACGAAATTGGGAGAGGAGTAATCCACGCCGCTATTAGTGAACTAGATCTGTACGAAAAGAAGACGCACCATGGATCTCAGCTCAAACATTTCACAAACAAATTTCTTTGGTTCCGGGAGTTCTGATATTGCATTAGATATTCAGCGAAGATATAGTGCTGCTCCATAGCTATGCATTAAACTTTAAATTCTCTGAACAAAAATAGGCAGCACAAGACCTAATTCAAAGCGGCCATCTCAACCATCAAACAAGACATAACTCAAACAGAAGATGAGACTGCTCAAGCTTCAACAGCAACCCTTCCAGCCACTTGGTCCAGATCACGCCTTCCCTGGGAAGTAATCAGCCGTCCACTGCAAGGCAACAACAAAACAACAATAAGCACATTTCCATGACTTTGGAAAAACAATCAAGCAAGAATATAAGGCACAGAGCATTTCAGTTACCCCTTGGGATCAACATCAATGATGCCCATCTTCTGCAATTGCTGCAGGATGTTGCGTGAAATGGCACCACTGCTCTTGCAGAAGTGTGGTGGACGGGAGCCATTCCTCTGGCGGCCACCGTAGATCTTCTGGAAGCCACCCACACCAATGCCTTGCCTCAGGTAGATCTTCCTTGCAATGGAGGCTGCAGGGGAAGAAAATTGGAAATCTGATTGAGGTGCAACATTCTGGATATTAAAGTCCATAAATGATATAGGGGAGAACAGGATTCCTCACCAGCCCTGGTGTAGTACCAGTCAGGGTCATAAGGAGGGAGCTCCTTGAACCTCGCAGTCTTCACAATGTCAACCCACTCAGGAAGCTCCATCTAACAGAAGACAAAGCATCATAATTCTAAGAAATTCCACATAGCAACACAGGAATATTGTCATTATCCATAGCAGATAACTAATGCAAAAGAGAAGAAACACATTCTCCCAACCTCACATCTATAATCTAATTGGTTGCTAATATAACACATAAGCTTTGTTTCTTGAAGCAACAAAAACTGTAACTACGATTTTGAATTAAAAGCCAactaaacaaaaagaaagctTGGTAGTAGCAACACTTGAGCGTAATGAGCAGAATAGTGTTATGTTAAAACAATAAATGTTTTATATAATTCCAACAAAAAAGCCATATCATAGCCATTTCCAGCCTGTTTGGAAGGGAAATGCTTGTTGAATTATAAGCACCCAATTGTCTAAACCCTAAGGGTTTAAATCCTGAAACACCCCTTTCGAACAGAACAGACTATCTTTGATGGATATCAAtagaaacaaaataaatcacCTCATAGGGGTCCTGTTGTGCTCAGGGAATTTTAAGCATTCACAAAACATGCGTTCATCCCAAGTATATGGATAATAGGACCCCCTTGACAAACAGGCAGATACAATCAATGGTTCCCTCCAACAGAACATCTAGAATTGAACAGAATAAACTACACCTACAACAGAAAAAGTTGACCCTCCGCATTGGCCCAAAAGACCCAGCAGAGCAGCATCTCTGGCACCCCAATAAATCTGagcaagataaaaaaaaaggggggggggggggagtacATCTAGTGCTTCAACAAATCATGCTCCAATCTACTGATCAAATGCCCACAAATCACACAACATATTGTCTAAGGTAAGTACCTTTCCCTGATCGATGGGCCCTATAACTCGAGTCTTATGTATATTTAGAATCATCCTACAACAAAAA encodes the following:
- the LOC101764338 gene encoding 40S ribosomal protein S19, coding for MAASTARTVKDVNPHEFVMAYSAHLKRSGKMELPEWVDIVKTARFKELPPYDPDWYYTRAASIARKIYLRQGIGVGGFQKIYGGRQRNGSRPPHFCKSSGAISRNILQQLQKMGIIDVDPKGGRLITSQGRRDLDQVAGRVAVEA
- the LOC101764742 gene encoding branched-chain-amino-acid aminotransferase 5, chloroplastic isoform X2: MEPGLASRGALPAAPPLPRWLTRHSLSPCLKIRNHIYSMPSPTYKVPSVTKCQASLATNYMETSEVVDLDWENLGFGLVETDFMYVAKCGPDGNFSKGEVLPFGPIAVSPSAGVLNYGQGLFEGLKAYRKTDGSILLFRPEENATRMITGAERMCMPAPTVEQFVDAVKQTVLANKRWVPPTGKGSLYIRPLLMGSGAVLGLAPAPEYTFMIFVSPVGNYFKEGLSPINLIVEDKFHRASPGGTGGVKTIGNYASVLKAQKIAKSKGYSDVLYLDAVHDKYLEEVSSCNIFVVKDNVISTPAIKGTILPGITRKSIIEVAQSKGFKVEERLVSVDELLNADEVFCTGTAVVVSPVGSITYLGKRVEYGNQGVGVVSQQLYKSLTSLQMGLVEDFMDWTVQLN
- the LOC101764742 gene encoding branched-chain-amino-acid aminotransferase 5, chloroplastic isoform X1; its protein translation is MEPGLASRGALPAAPPLPRWLTRHSLSPCLKIRNHIYSMPSPTYKVPSVTKCQASLATNYIRETSEVVDLDWENLGFGLVETDFMYVAKCGPDGNFSKGEVLPFGPIAVSPSAGVLNYGQGLFEGLKAYRKTDGSILLFRPEENATRMITGAERMCMPAPTVEQFVDAVKQTVLANKRWVPPTGKGSLYIRPLLMGSGAVLGLAPAPEYTFMIFVSPVGNYFKEGLSPINLIVEDKFHRASPGGTGGVKTIGNYASVLKAQKIAKSKGYSDVLYLDAVHDKYLEEVSSCNIFVVKDNVISTPAIKGTILPGITRKSIIEVAQSKGFKVEERLVSVDELLNADEVFCTGTAVVVSPVGSITYLGKRVEYGNQGVGVVSQQLYKSLTSLQMGLVEDFMDWTVQLN